The Rhodanobacteraceae bacterium genome window below encodes:
- a CDS encoding XRE family transcriptional regulator, which translates to MQTLQELGASVAERRRALGLQQGEVAARTGLSQASLSRFERGKVAEFGSRKLLSVLAVLGMELSLAEIGAAGSLDELRRERSGA; encoded by the coding sequence ATGCAGACCCTCCAGGAATTGGGCGCTTCCGTCGCGGAAAGGCGCCGTGCACTCGGCCTGCAGCAAGGTGAAGTGGCGGCGCGTACGGGCCTGAGCCAAGCGTCGCTGTCGCGCTTCGAGCGCGGCAAAGTCGCCGAATTCGGATCCCGAAAGCTGTTGTCCGTGCTCGCGGTGCTCGGCATGGAATTGAGCTTGGCCGAAATCGGCGCAGCGGGCTCCCTCGATGAACTGCGGCGCGAACGGAGTGGAGCGTGA
- a CDS encoding type II toxin-antitoxin system VapC family toxin: MRYLLDTNICVYAVSGRHPLVTRKLDRQGTGKVALSVIVLGELMFGISKSQRRADALLRLDALQQIAEVKELPVDAAAHYGEIRAQLERAGTPIGNNDLWIAAHARAAGLILVTNNEREFARVPELKLENWAA; encoded by the coding sequence ATGCGCTATCTGCTCGACACAAATATCTGTGTGTATGCCGTTTCCGGACGTCACCCGCTAGTCACGCGCAAGCTAGACCGCCAAGGCACCGGCAAGGTCGCCCTCTCGGTCATCGTGCTGGGTGAGTTGATGTTTGGCATCAGCAAGAGCCAAAGGCGCGCGGACGCGTTGTTGCGCCTGGACGCGCTGCAGCAGATCGCCGAGGTGAAGGAACTGCCGGTTGACGCAGCCGCGCACTATGGCGAGATCCGTGCACAACTTGAACGTGCCGGCACGCCAATTGGCAACAACGATCTGTGGATCGCCGCGCATGCGCGCGCTGCGGGCCTGATCCTGGTGACCAACAACGAGCGCGAGTTCGCCCGCGTTCCCGAGCTGAAACTTGAGAACTGGGCGGCATGA
- a CDS encoding AbrB/MazE/SpoVT family DNA-binding domain-containing protein, which produces MTTAKVFQSGNSQAVRLPKEFRFNTGEVEIYRRGNEVVLREKAQSLSRLLEDLPPWPDDFVEPSDAPPQEREVP; this is translated from the coding sequence ATGACCACTGCCAAGGTGTTCCAGTCGGGCAACAGCCAAGCGGTGCGGCTGCCCAAAGAGTTCCGCTTCAACACGGGTGAGGTCGAGATTTATCGTCGCGGCAACGAAGTGGTGCTCCGCGAGAAGGCGCAGAGCCTTAGCCGGCTGCTCGAAGACCTGCCGCCTTGGCCGGATGATTTTGTCGAGCCTTCCGACGCGCCGCCGCAGGAACGTGAGGTGCCGTGA
- a CDS encoding DUF1778 domain-containing protein yields the protein MNAATDRLDIRLHPDDKRMLARAAQLEGVTLSQFVLAPVLERARNVIADAEQLAVTSKAYRDVLDALANPPQPTAALILAMRDYEAAGIQWR from the coding sequence ATGAACGCAGCGACCGATCGCCTGGACATCCGACTGCATCCCGACGACAAGCGGATGCTGGCTCGTGCTGCGCAGTTGGAAGGGGTGACGCTGAGCCAGTTTGTCCTGGCGCCAGTTCTCGAGCGCGCGCGCAACGTGATTGCTGATGCCGAGCAGTTGGCGGTCACGTCGAAGGCATACCGGGACGTGCTCGACGCGCTTGCAAATCCGCCGCAGCCGACCGCTGCTTTGATCCTGGCCATGCGCGACTACGAAGCCGCTGGCATCCAGTGGCGCTGA